In Pedobacter sp. W3I1, one DNA window encodes the following:
- a CDS encoding nitrate reductase: protein MKEEKNISPNKTTTCCYCGVGCGIVVNKDIHERITVEGDKNHPVNKGMLCSKGMNLHYTANDKSDRLLYPEMRYNKNMPLQRVSWDTALERTAAVFKALIKKHGPDSVAFYASGQCLTEEYYVVNKLIKGFIGSNNIDTNSRLCMSSAVVGYKMSLGEDTVPISYDDIEIADCIFVAGANPAWCHPILWRRVEAAKQKNPDLKIIVSDPRKTQTCSIANVHLQLNPGTDITLHHAIGRCLIEDGKIDADFIINSTNGYEKYRATVFATSLEEAADICGIAAHDIRLAASYIGNAKGFISMWTMGLNQSVVGTNKNLSLINLNLITGHIGKPGSGPFSLTGQPNAMGGREVGGLSNLLPAHRVLTNENHRNEVEKFWQIPLGTIQAKPGLTATEMFDELNTGKLKAVWILCTNPLISLPDVRVAEEGLKKAKFVVVQDISNKVETLKYADVVLPAAAWIEKEGTMTNAGRYISYLSKVTEAPGEALPDSEIICRFAKKMGYHGFDFNNAAEIYDEHAALTAGTNIDISGLNYQILKEKRAVQWPYPKEEKAFGTARLFTDHQFYTPDKKANILSFDDQNQSEALTPEHPLILTTGRIRDQWHTRSKTGKVNKLNQHISESFLEINPFDAEIRNIKDNDIIEISSLRGNVRVKAKFSEDIKPGVVFMPMHWGKILKSDLNRVNNLTNNLVDPQSKEPDFKFSAVQVKLYKKARQKIIVIGAGAGACGFVKSYRALNTEDDIEIFSKENFPFYNRVLLPDYIIGTLPWHNLIKMSDSEETDYRIKLHRGLGIDKINKEDKTVTDSSGQTHHYDVLLLATGSRAFVLKDIPKLNGIFTMRSRNDADSFKKHIDTTNGKVVIVGGGLLGIELATSLAETGSKVTIIQRISRLMGRQLDALGSELLHEELISKGIEIFYNDEVDRIIGEKSISGIRLKSGLLIDCESMVIAIGTVPNTELIKEAGIECKRGVVVDEYLRTNEKDIYAIGEIAEFKGQMYGITAAAEQQAEIVARFLCGDIAKFYQGSLLMNILKMHSLELCSLGLAEIPNNDPTYEEIVFIDKAKRYYKKCIVHNDKLVGAILIGDKSEFLEFRNLIENKMELSEKRLQLLRSGKTTEPIIGKTVCSCNNVGEGNLINKIKDGCKDHLQLCQLTGAGMGCGSCRPEVKAILDSFVNVLKTEPKPALAD, encoded by the coding sequence TTGAAAGAAGAAAAAAACATATCGCCGAACAAAACAACCACCTGCTGCTATTGTGGGGTGGGCTGTGGTATTGTGGTAAATAAAGATATCCATGAACGCATAACTGTTGAAGGAGATAAAAATCATCCTGTAAACAAAGGCATGTTGTGCAGTAAGGGCATGAATCTTCATTATACCGCGAACGATAAAAGCGATAGGCTGCTTTACCCTGAAATGCGGTACAACAAAAACATGCCCCTTCAAAGGGTAAGTTGGGATACCGCACTAGAAAGAACAGCAGCCGTTTTTAAAGCATTGATTAAAAAACACGGCCCCGATAGCGTTGCTTTCTATGCCAGCGGACAGTGTTTAACAGAAGAATATTACGTAGTAAATAAATTAATTAAAGGATTTATCGGTAGTAATAACATCGATACCAACAGCCGTTTATGTATGAGCAGCGCGGTTGTTGGTTACAAAATGAGTCTTGGTGAAGATACTGTACCCATTAGTTATGATGATATTGAAATTGCTGATTGTATTTTTGTAGCAGGCGCAAATCCAGCATGGTGCCATCCTATCCTATGGCGCCGTGTTGAAGCCGCAAAGCAGAAAAATCCTGATTTAAAAATTATTGTTAGCGACCCCCGGAAAACACAAACCTGTTCAATCGCCAATGTTCATTTACAGCTTAATCCAGGTACCGATATTACCCTTCATCATGCCATTGGCAGATGTTTGATAGAAGATGGAAAAATTGATGCTGATTTTATCATTAACAGTACTAATGGTTACGAAAAATACCGGGCTACTGTTTTTGCAACTTCATTGGAAGAAGCGGCAGACATTTGTGGTATAGCAGCGCATGATATTCGTTTGGCTGCATCTTACATCGGCAATGCAAAAGGTTTTATCAGCATGTGGACTATGGGACTTAACCAAAGTGTGGTGGGCACCAACAAAAACCTTTCGCTAATTAACCTGAACCTGATTACAGGTCACATAGGCAAACCCGGAAGCGGTCCTTTCTCGCTTACCGGACAGCCAAATGCCATGGGTGGCCGCGAAGTTGGTGGCTTAAGTAATTTGTTACCTGCACACCGTGTTTTAACTAATGAAAATCACCGTAATGAGGTCGAGAAATTCTGGCAGATCCCATTGGGTACCATACAAGCTAAACCCGGATTAACCGCCACCGAAATGTTCGATGAGCTGAATACCGGAAAACTTAAAGCAGTATGGATTTTATGCACCAATCCGTTAATCAGCCTGCCCGATGTCCGCGTAGCGGAAGAAGGATTAAAAAAAGCAAAGTTTGTAGTCGTTCAAGACATTAGCAACAAAGTAGAAACCTTAAAATATGCTGATGTGGTATTGCCTGCAGCAGCCTGGATTGAAAAAGAGGGCACCATGACCAATGCGGGGCGTTATATCTCTTACCTTAGCAAGGTAACTGAAGCCCCTGGAGAAGCGCTGCCAGACTCAGAAATTATCTGCCGATTTGCAAAAAAAATGGGTTATCATGGTTTCGACTTTAATAATGCAGCAGAGATATACGATGAGCATGCAGCTTTAACCGCAGGAACCAACATTGATATCAGCGGTCTTAATTATCAGATTTTAAAAGAAAAAAGAGCCGTTCAATGGCCATATCCAAAAGAAGAAAAAGCATTCGGAACGGCCAGGTTATTTACCGATCATCAGTTTTATACACCAGATAAAAAGGCCAATATCCTATCATTTGATGATCAGAACCAATCAGAAGCTTTAACACCAGAACATCCACTGATTTTAACCACCGGAAGAATCAGGGATCAATGGCATACACGGAGCAAAACTGGCAAAGTGAATAAACTGAATCAGCACATCAGCGAATCTTTTTTAGAAATTAACCCATTTGATGCTGAAATTCGGAACATTAAAGACAATGATATCATCGAAATCTCCAGTTTACGTGGAAATGTTCGTGTAAAAGCAAAATTTTCGGAAGATATTAAACCGGGAGTCGTTTTTATGCCCATGCATTGGGGTAAAATATTAAAAAGTGATTTAAACCGTGTCAATAATCTCACCAATAACCTTGTCGACCCACAGAGCAAAGAACCAGATTTTAAGTTCAGTGCTGTACAGGTAAAATTATACAAAAAAGCACGGCAAAAGATCATAGTTATTGGTGCAGGTGCTGGCGCTTGCGGTTTTGTTAAAAGCTATCGGGCTTTAAATACTGAAGATGATATTGAGATCTTTAGCAAAGAGAATTTCCCTTTTTACAATAGGGTGCTTCTTCCCGATTATATCATTGGCACTTTACCCTGGCATAATCTCATTAAAATGAGCGATAGCGAGGAAACTGATTACAGAATCAAGTTACACCGCGGTTTAGGCATCGACAAAATTAACAAAGAAGATAAAACGGTTACCGATAGCAGTGGCCAAACCCACCATTACGACGTTCTGCTTTTGGCTACCGGAAGCAGGGCTTTTGTGCTTAAGGATATCCCTAAGCTAAACGGCATATTTACTATGCGTAGTCGTAACGATGCCGATAGCTTTAAAAAACATATCGATACTACAAATGGAAAAGTAGTAATTGTAGGTGGCGGGTTACTGGGGATCGAGCTGGCCACTTCCCTGGCCGAAACCGGATCAAAAGTGACCATCATCCAAAGGATCTCGCGATTAATGGGCCGCCAGTTAGATGCATTGGGCAGTGAATTATTGCACGAAGAACTGATTAGCAAAGGTATAGAAATTTTCTACAACGATGAGGTAGACCGGATTATCGGCGAAAAAAGCATTTCGGGTATCCGGCTAAAAAGTGGCTTATTGATTGATTGCGAATCGATGGTAATCGCCATTGGCACAGTCCCAAACACCGAGCTGATTAAAGAAGCAGGAATTGAATGCAAACGCGGCGTTGTGGTTGATGAATACCTGAGAACCAATGAAAAAGACATTTATGCCATTGGTGAAATTGCAGAATTTAAAGGTCAGATGTACGGCATCACTGCAGCAGCAGAACAACAGGCCGAAATTGTAGCACGGTTTCTCTGTGGTGATATTGCGAAATTTTATCAGGGCAGTTTGCTGATGAATATCCTTAAAATGCATAGCTTAGAACTATGTTCTTTAGGCCTCGCCGAAATACCGAACAACGACCCCACTTATGAGGAAATTGTTTTTATCGATAAAGCCAAGCGGTATTATAAAAAATGTATTGTACACAACGATAAATTAGTTGGAGCCATATTAATTGGTGACAAAAGCGAATTTTTAGAGTTTCGGAACCTGATTGAAAATAAAATGGAGCTGAGCGAAAAGCGGCTTCAATTGTTAAGGAGTGGCAAAACAACCGAACCCATTATTGGCAAAACCGTATGCAGTTGCAACAATGTTGGCGAAGGCAACCTGATCAACAAAATAAAAGATGGTTGTAAAGATCATTTACAACTTTGCCAGCTCACAGGTGCCGGAATGGGCTGTGGCAGCTGCAGACCAGAAGTAAAAGCAATTTTAGATTCGTTTGTAAATGTGTTAAAAACGGAACCTAAGCCTGCGTTGGCAGATTGA
- a CDS encoding MFS transporter produces the protein MTQNTTTKPLDKLNIFSIKGVQMKTFHITWLTFFFCFFAWFGMAPLMKIAREQLHLTKDQVGNIQIASVSATIIARLLIGRLIDKFGPKLIYTWLLVLCAIPVLLIGTSHSYTSFLLFRLAIGVIGASFVITQFHTSIMFASNIKGTANATAGGFGNAGGGAANLFMPLIASGITALGFCSTEDSWRYAMIFPGVMLLVCAFLYHRYTLDTPKGDFKDLKDENIKSTKNTFLLAAKDYRTWILTIAYAACFGVEITVDNFAPIFFTDSFGATIAIAGMVAGIFGWINIFARPLGGIVADKIGKTWGFDGKTLLLALLLLVEGIGLIWFAKSGNIGMAIFMMFVFGLSLKMANGATYSLVPFINPLAVGSVAGIVGAGGNIGAMLIAFMFKAKAGHATKNVIENGLNVQKDLIDYTSAFTFLGFIILGIGVAVFIFRTIMAQKTSPVEDLVLTPGK, from the coding sequence ATGACACAGAATACTACAACTAAACCACTAGATAAACTTAATATATTTTCGATTAAAGGTGTTCAGATGAAGACCTTTCATATTACATGGTTAACTTTCTTCTTCTGTTTCTTCGCCTGGTTCGGAATGGCACCTTTAATGAAGATAGCAAGAGAGCAGCTTCACCTTACTAAAGATCAGGTGGGTAACATCCAAATTGCGTCAGTATCGGCTACTATTATTGCCCGCTTACTCATCGGAAGATTGATTGATAAATTTGGCCCTAAACTGATCTACACCTGGCTTTTGGTACTTTGCGCCATTCCTGTGCTGTTAATCGGAACCAGCCATTCTTACACTTCTTTTTTACTTTTTCGCTTAGCTATAGGCGTAATCGGAGCATCATTTGTAATTACCCAATTTCACACCTCAATTATGTTTGCTTCGAACATTAAGGGAACCGCAAATGCAACTGCTGGTGGTTTTGGTAATGCCGGTGGTGGTGCCGCCAATTTATTTATGCCACTAATTGCATCCGGAATTACCGCCCTGGGCTTTTGCAGTACCGAAGATAGCTGGAGATATGCCATGATTTTTCCCGGAGTAATGCTTTTAGTATGTGCCTTTTTATACCATCGCTATACTTTAGACACCCCAAAGGGAGATTTTAAGGATTTAAAAGACGAAAACATAAAAAGCACCAAAAATACATTTTTACTCGCCGCAAAAGATTACCGCACCTGGATTTTAACCATTGCCTACGCTGCATGTTTTGGTGTAGAAATAACGGTAGATAACTTTGCGCCAATCTTCTTTACTGATTCGTTCGGTGCAACAATCGCTATTGCAGGGATGGTTGCCGGTATTTTTGGATGGATTAATATTTTTGCCAGGCCATTGGGTGGCATTGTTGCCGATAAAATTGGTAAAACATGGGGATTTGATGGCAAAACACTTCTACTCGCACTCTTGCTTTTGGTAGAAGGAATCGGCCTGATCTGGTTCGCTAAATCGGGCAATATCGGAATGGCCATTTTTATGATGTTTGTTTTCGGTTTAAGCTTAAAAATGGCCAATGGCGCAACATACAGCCTCGTTCCTTTCATCAATCCACTTGCAGTTGGTAGTGTAGCGGGTATTGTAGGTGCGGGTGGAAATATTGGCGCCATGCTGATTGCATTTATGTTTAAAGCCAAAGCTGGTCATGCCACTAAAAATGTAATCGAGAATGGCCTTAATGTTCAAAAAGATTTGATTGATTATACCAGCGCCTTTACTTTCCTCGGTTTTATTATCCTCGGGATTGGTGTTGCAGTATTCATCTTCAGAACCATTATGGCACAAAAAACATCACCAGTAGAAGACCTGGTACTTACTCCTGGCAAATAA
- the nirD gene encoding nitrite reductase small subunit NirD, which produces MNEQSNWLAACRVEDAIENGGVCVKHGEDQIALFYFTRRNEWYATQNECPHKKQMALSRGMIGSTTDEPKVACPFHKKTFSLSTGECLSGDECAIKTYPVKIENGTVYIGTTPKS; this is translated from the coding sequence ATGAACGAACAATCAAATTGGCTAGCAGCCTGCCGAGTCGAGGATGCCATTGAGAACGGTGGCGTTTGCGTAAAACATGGTGAAGATCAGATTGCACTTTTCTATTTCACCAGAAGAAATGAGTGGTACGCCACACAAAACGAATGCCCGCACAAAAAGCAAATGGCATTGAGCCGTGGAATGATCGGATCTACTACCGACGAACCTAAGGTAGCCTGCCCTTTTCACAAAAAAACATTCTCATTAAGCACTGGCGAATGTTTAAGCGGCGATGAATGTGCAATAAAAACCTATCCTGTAAAGATAGAAAATGGAACTGTTTATATTGGCACTACGCCAAAATCTTAA
- the nirB gene encoding nitrite reductase large subunit NirB, giving the protein MEKEPRRAYDRVHLSEYFNGKTAEDLSLSTENWYQEQNITLFLNNPVTKIDRDLQKVYTANGSDYSYDILVFATGSGAFVPNIPGIEKEGVFVYRTIEDLDLISGYAKKAKTASVIGGGLLGLEAAKALIDLGIEKTSIIEFAPRLMPRQIDPAGSDMLKSKLTDLGLQIHLNKNTTSIEGDGRITALKFSDDTALDVDMLVISAGIKPRDELAKACGIEVGPRGGIVVDEKMQTNDPAVFAIGECALYDGMIYGLIAPGYEMAEVLAANLCEGDKAFTGFDMSTKLKLIGIDVASFGDNFITEPDCRTIIFENKHKGVYKRINVSNDGQYLLGGILIGDATAYNLLLQTSNNRIVLPENPEELILGARGGSEPAGGAGITGLPDSALICSCEGVSKGDICSAVADGSCENIDDLKKCTKAGTGCGGCLPMVKDLMTYTLKSQGKYIKNVICEHFNYSRQELFDLIHIHELKSYDAVLDALGKNDGCEVCKPLVSSLLASLWNEMILKKGNDVAQDSNDRFLANIQKGGSYSVVPRVPGGEITPDKLIVIGEVAKKYNLYTKITGGQRIDMFGAHLNDLPIIWEELIAAGFESGHAYGKGLRTVKSCVGSTWCRFGLHDSVSFAIRIEERYRGIRAPHKFKSAVSGCIRECAEAQSKDFGIIATEKGWNLYVCGNGGSKPQHALLLATDLDSETCIQYIDRFLMFYIRTADPLTRTATWLNKMEGGIDYLRNVIINDSLGMAAQWESEIENLIASYKCEWKEAVENPAIRKRFSHFVNAPEDKDPTIEFVEMRGQKRTAEWKTV; this is encoded by the coding sequence TTGGAGAAAGAACCCCGTAGAGCTTACGATCGTGTTCATTTAAGTGAATATTTTAATGGCAAAACAGCCGAAGACCTCTCCCTTTCTACAGAAAACTGGTATCAGGAACAAAATATTACCTTATTTCTCAATAACCCAGTTACTAAAATAGACCGCGACCTTCAAAAAGTTTATACCGCCAATGGTTCAGATTACAGCTACGATATTCTTGTTTTTGCTACGGGTTCTGGTGCTTTTGTTCCTAATATCCCTGGAATTGAGAAAGAAGGTGTTTTTGTTTACCGTACAATAGAAGATCTTGACCTCATTAGTGGCTACGCAAAAAAAGCCAAAACGGCTTCAGTTATAGGAGGCGGTTTATTAGGATTAGAAGCCGCTAAAGCATTGATTGATCTGGGTATCGAAAAAACCAGTATTATTGAATTTGCACCGCGCTTAATGCCAAGACAAATAGATCCTGCCGGTAGCGACATGCTTAAATCGAAGCTTACAGATTTAGGCTTACAGATCCATTTAAATAAAAACACCACGAGCATTGAAGGTGATGGCCGTATTACTGCATTAAAGTTTAGTGATGATACGGCTTTAGATGTTGATATGCTGGTAATCTCTGCCGGCATAAAACCACGTGATGAACTAGCTAAAGCCTGCGGCATTGAGGTTGGTCCACGGGGCGGAATTGTAGTTGACGAAAAAATGCAGACCAACGATCCAGCTGTATTTGCTATTGGCGAATGCGCCTTATACGACGGAATGATTTATGGTTTAATTGCTCCAGGCTACGAAATGGCAGAAGTATTGGCTGCAAACCTTTGCGAAGGTGATAAAGCCTTCACAGGCTTTGATATGAGCACCAAACTCAAACTGATTGGCATCGATGTAGCCAGTTTTGGTGATAATTTTATTACCGAGCCGGATTGCCGTACCATCATCTTCGAAAACAAACACAAAGGCGTTTATAAAAGAATAAATGTTAGTAATGACGGGCAATACCTTTTAGGAGGTATATTAATTGGAGATGCAACAGCGTATAACTTGCTGTTGCAGACCTCTAATAACCGCATTGTATTACCAGAAAACCCTGAAGAACTGATACTGGGTGCGCGTGGAGGAAGCGAACCTGCAGGCGGAGCCGGAATTACAGGTTTACCAGATAGCGCATTAATATGTAGTTGCGAAGGTGTTAGTAAAGGCGATATCTGCTCGGCAGTAGCAGATGGTTCTTGCGAAAATATTGATGACCTGAAAAAATGCACCAAAGCAGGTACAGGCTGTGGTGGCTGTTTGCCGATGGTAAAAGATTTAATGACCTACACCCTAAAATCACAAGGTAAATACATCAAAAATGTAATATGTGAGCACTTTAATTATAGCCGACAAGAGCTTTTTGACCTCATTCATATTCATGAATTAAAAAGTTATGATGCAGTATTAGATGCTTTAGGTAAAAATGACGGTTGCGAAGTATGTAAACCATTAGTATCGTCATTACTTGCCAGCCTTTGGAACGAAATGATCCTTAAAAAAGGAAACGACGTGGCTCAGGATAGCAACGACCGTTTTCTGGCCAACATCCAAAAAGGCGGCTCATACTCTGTAGTACCAAGGGTTCCGGGCGGCGAAATTACTCCCGACAAATTGATTGTAATTGGCGAAGTAGCTAAAAAATATAACCTGTATACCAAAATTACAGGCGGTCAGCGGATAGATATGTTTGGCGCGCACCTTAACGACCTGCCTATTATCTGGGAAGAATTAATTGCTGCAGGCTTTGAAAGCGGCCATGCATACGGAAAGGGCTTAAGAACAGTAAAAAGCTGTGTTGGCAGTACCTGGTGCAGATTTGGTTTGCATGATAGCGTAAGTTTTGCCATCCGGATTGAAGAAAGATACAGAGGTATACGTGCACCACATAAATTCAAATCAGCGGTAAGTGGCTGTATCAGAGAATGTGCAGAAGCTCAAAGTAAAGATTTTGGCATTATTGCCACCGAAAAAGGCTGGAACTTATATGTATGTGGCAATGGAGGTAGCAAGCCTCAACATGCTTTATTATTGGCAACAGACTTAGACAGTGAAACCTGCATCCAGTATATTGATAGATTTTTGATGTTTTACATCCGTACTGCCGATCCACTTACCCGAACAGCAACCTGGCTGAACAAAATGGAAGGCGGAATAGATTACCTGCGGAATGTAATTATCAACGATAGTTTAGGGATGGCGGCCCAGTGGGAAAGTGAAATTGAAAATTTAATCGCCTCATATAAATGCGAGTGGAAAGAGGCAGTTGAAAACCCTGCAATCAGAAAAAGATTCTCTCATTTTGTAAATGCACCAGAAGACAAAGACCCTACCATAGAATTTGTTGAAATGCGCGGACAAAAAAGAACCGCCGAATGGAAAACAGTTTAA
- the cobA gene encoding uroporphyrinogen-III C-methyltransferase → MNQKTTDFGLFIMGGGPGDPELITMKAFNVLKRAEVILYDNLSNEKLLEIAPKTCKMIYVGKQPYGKYTPQEKINELIVENAQNYQVVVRLKGGDPFIFGRGFEELIYAEARGIKCHYIPGISSMQGAGFIDVPLTHRGISESVWILTGTKKDGSLTNDLKCAMKSSATVVIYMGMKKVGEISKAYCDAGLGDMPAAIIQHATLPNQKQVVCSVKNLQESAENAGLTYPAIIIIGNVVQAKAYANLNHGELLSA, encoded by the coding sequence ATGAATCAAAAAACTACTGATTTTGGACTTTTTATAATGGGTGGAGGTCCTGGTGATCCGGAATTAATCACTATGAAAGCTTTTAATGTGCTAAAAAGAGCAGAAGTTATTCTTTATGATAACTTAAGTAATGAAAAATTGCTAGAAATTGCTCCGAAAACATGTAAAATGATCTATGTTGGCAAGCAACCTTATGGAAAATACACGCCACAAGAGAAAATAAATGAATTAATTGTCGAAAATGCTCAAAATTACCAGGTAGTAGTGCGTTTAAAGGGTGGAGATCCTTTTATTTTTGGTAGAGGATTCGAAGAATTGATTTATGCGGAGGCCAGAGGGATTAAATGTCATTATATTCCGGGTATAAGTAGTATGCAAGGAGCAGGTTTTATCGATGTGCCCTTAACACACCGTGGAATTAGCGAAAGTGTTTGGATACTTACCGGAACTAAAAAGGACGGAAGTTTAACCAACGATTTAAAATGTGCGATGAAAAGTTCGGCTACAGTAGTTATATATATGGGGATGAAAAAAGTTGGCGAAATTTCTAAAGCCTATTGCGATGCAGGTTTAGGTGATATGCCTGCAGCAATTATTCAGCATGCTACCTTACCCAATCAAAAACAAGTAGTATGTTCGGTTAAGAATTTACAGGAATCTGCAGAAAACGCTGGTTTAACTTATCCGGCAATTATTATAATTGGTAATGTAGTGCAGGCTAAAGCTTATGCAAATTTAAATCATGGAGAGTTGTTGTCGGCATAG
- a CDS encoding DUF481 domain-containing protein, which translates to MKFFAPFFFLLLFYTRSLAQYTDSTHYHVLLTSTGSINRTNDDRAYLLNNALNFGLKKKSFVLNSSSAWLYGKQNNNLTNNDFSTTLNFNLYKTLPHFYYWGLINYNTSYSLKLKNQLLAGGGIAYSILDKENAYINISNGVLFDQSSLIVGDSYHTYRNSLRLQYHFMIKELITIDGNHFLQNSFNRKGDYIIRSSATLGLKLRKWISLTTTFNYNKLNITNSENLNLTYGLTLDKYF; encoded by the coding sequence ATGAAGTTTTTTGCACCCTTCTTCTTTTTGTTACTATTTTATACCAGATCACTCGCACAGTATACCGACAGTACTCATTATCATGTACTGCTTACTTCAACCGGATCGATTAACCGAACAAATGATGATCGGGCCTATTTGTTAAATAATGCACTCAATTTTGGGTTGAAAAAGAAAAGTTTTGTTTTAAACTCCAGTTCGGCATGGCTTTACGGCAAACAGAATAATAATTTAACCAACAACGATTTTTCTACCACACTTAACTTTAATCTGTATAAAACCTTGCCACATTTTTATTATTGGGGCTTGATTAATTACAATACCAGCTATTCTTTAAAGCTTAAAAACCAGCTGCTTGCCGGTGGTGGCATTGCCTATAGCATTTTAGATAAAGAAAATGCATACATTAACATCAGTAATGGTGTACTTTTCGATCAGAGCAGTTTAATTGTAGGTGATAGTTACCACACCTATAGAAATTCGTTAAGGTTACAATATCATTTTATGATCAAAGAACTGATTACCATTGACGGGAATCACTTCTTACAAAATTCTTTTAACAGAAAGGGTGATTACATTATCCGCTCATCTGCAACCCTTGGATTAAAACTTCGCAAATGGATCAGTTTAACAACAACATTTAACTATAACAAGCTGAATATTACCAACAGCGAAAATTTAAACCTTACTTATGGATTAACGCTTGATAAATATTTTTAG
- a CDS encoding alpha-L-fucosidase — MRKTILTALFILSLTLPNFAQKRLGNETPAQKIKRMEWWTDARFGMFIHWGLYALPARHEWVKSNEHITNETYQKYFDQFNPDLFNPKKWAKEAKAAGMKYAVLTTKHHEGFTLFDSKYTDYKATNTQAKRDLVKEFVEAFRAEGIKVGFYYSLIDWHHPDFPVDIYHPLRPDKGHEDQYAVLNKNRDMAKYRKYLYDQVTELLTKYGKIDILWADFSYPGKNGKGRDDWGSVALLKQIRKLQPQIIVDNRLDLNDYEDGTDFETPEQVSPKELEKYRGKVWETCQTFSGSWGYHRDENTWKSNRKLLDLLITSVANGGNLLLNVGPTARGEFDNRAVTALDSLSLWMHANSKSIYHCTFAPAGFKAPEGAKLTYNNDTKKLYVHLFEYPNTGYLTLDGYKDKAKYAQFLHDNSEIQIDTEKSTGNTLVLKLPKQKPDFEIPVIELTLN; from the coding sequence ATGAGAAAAACAATCTTAACAGCTTTATTCATCTTAAGCTTAACCTTACCTAATTTCGCTCAAAAACGTTTGGGCAATGAAACTCCAGCTCAAAAGATCAAAAGAATGGAATGGTGGACGGATGCCCGCTTCGGCATGTTTATCCACTGGGGCCTGTATGCACTACCAGCCCGTCACGAGTGGGTTAAAAGCAATGAACACATTACCAACGAAACTTATCAGAAATACTTCGATCAATTTAATCCTGATTTATTTAACCCTAAAAAATGGGCGAAAGAAGCTAAAGCAGCAGGAATGAAATATGCCGTGTTAACTACCAAACACCATGAAGGATTTACATTGTTTGATAGCAAATACACTGATTATAAAGCAACCAATACACAAGCCAAAAGAGATTTGGTTAAAGAATTTGTTGAGGCTTTTCGTGCAGAGGGTATAAAAGTAGGTTTTTATTATTCGCTGATTGATTGGCACCACCCAGATTTTCCCGTAGATATTTACCACCCTTTAAGACCAGATAAGGGCCACGAAGATCAATATGCAGTATTGAATAAAAACAGAGATATGGCCAAATACCGCAAATACCTTTACGATCAGGTAACCGAGCTACTTACTAAGTACGGCAAAATCGACATTCTTTGGGCAGATTTCTCTTACCCGGGTAAAAATGGTAAAGGTCGTGATGATTGGGGTTCGGTAGCACTACTTAAGCAGATTAGAAAACTGCAGCCACAAATCATTGTAGATAACCGTTTGGATCTTAATGATTATGAAGATGGTACAGATTTCGAAACGCCAGAACAGGTTAGTCCGAAAGAACTGGAAAAATACCGTGGCAAAGTTTGGGAAACCTGCCAAACCTTTTCGGGTTCCTGGGGATACCACCGTGATGAGAATACCTGGAAAAGCAACAGAAAACTATTAGATTTACTGATTACATCTGTAGCCAATGGCGGTAATTTACTCTTAAACGTTGGTCCTACCGCCCGCGGCGAATTCGACAACCGTGCTGTCACAGCTTTAGATAGTTTAAGTCTTTGGATGCATGCCAATTCGAAATCTATTTACCACTGTACTTTTGCACCAGCAGGGTTTAAAGCACCCGAAGGAGCAAAACTCACCTATAACAACGACACTAAAAAACTATATGTGCATTTGTTCGAATATCCAAATACGGGTTACCTTACGTTAGATGGATATAAAGACAAAGCAAAGTACGCACAGTTTTTACACGATAATTCAGAAATACAGATCGATACAGAAAAATCGACGGGAAATACATTAGTATTAAAACTACCTAAGCAAAAGCCCGATTTTGAAATCCCGGTAATTGAATTAACGTTAAATTAA